In Pseudoalteromonas piratica, the following proteins share a genomic window:
- a CDS encoding winged helix-turn-helix domain-containing protein, giving the protein MRWQIKGFEFNEQQQTLITEHNKVRLEPKMCELLAYFCQNQNQVISKEQLLDDVWHGRYVSDNTVSKLITKLRKALQDDARNPEYITTVPKRGYRFVATATPVFEKEDQCVKANTAPAKRLSLKYILLLLLFFILFVSLWLFNHRTAPNSIVSAKAVTSDKGSEYFPSFAPDGIRLAYMNHAGERFKLYVKNIYSGEQVEINHGEQSGVGPGVWNNAGTKLVYLVATQESCQYFMREFNGLTMSAPKLIYTCKAGSFGQIKFTHDDNVLIFSESPGMGKPYSLYSLHLDAGKTQWLPQPDLHLGGNSQFDLHPTDNKILISSPNEQQWEGFYQLDLDTQQLTLLFELNAYICCGIWSHDGEHVVMMGEHPAREIVQFELDGSNKTVLFTGPQQLSRPERHSNGVDYAFTAFKYDLNVDEYNIADNKALSILNDTFDERLAVLSPNNQQIAYISLTSGNEELWLYNRETRKKKKITQYGDGRHYVDLTWSPDANKVAGLTLNAIHIIDIPTGVTQILPLPEKEFRGVSFRSANKVAFSMKIGANWQVVEFNLTDNSMERLEPKWQSVQYDKFEHNWLWVDQAGNWYVGQNKTPLTLPNLPQSAFYGRQFAVKKSGKRVALFDWHQSSLNIYNIDTLKRVFQLNSQLGHFSLRGDLLLINKPSSESNDSDIYQTFSVSTE; this is encoded by the coding sequence ATGCGCTGGCAAATTAAAGGTTTTGAGTTTAATGAACAACAACAAACCTTAATCACTGAGCACAATAAAGTTCGACTTGAACCGAAGATGTGTGAACTTTTAGCCTATTTTTGTCAGAATCAAAACCAAGTGATTAGTAAAGAGCAATTACTTGACGATGTATGGCATGGCCGTTATGTCAGTGATAACACCGTAAGTAAGCTCATCACAAAGCTTAGAAAAGCATTGCAAGATGATGCGCGAAATCCTGAATATATAACCACAGTACCAAAACGAGGCTATCGATTTGTCGCTACGGCAACCCCCGTTTTTGAAAAAGAAGATCAATGCGTAAAAGCCAATACTGCACCAGCCAAGCGTTTGAGTCTTAAATACATTTTGCTATTGCTCTTATTCTTTATCTTGTTTGTATCTCTATGGTTGTTTAACCATCGTACTGCCCCAAATAGTATTGTTTCAGCCAAAGCAGTTACATCAGATAAAGGCAGTGAATACTTTCCTAGCTTTGCCCCTGATGGCATTAGGCTCGCGTACATGAACCATGCTGGTGAGCGCTTCAAACTCTATGTAAAAAACATTTATTCAGGTGAACAAGTTGAAATAAACCATGGAGAACAAAGTGGCGTAGGCCCTGGCGTATGGAATAATGCGGGTACTAAGCTGGTTTATTTAGTTGCTACACAAGAATCTTGCCAATACTTTATGCGCGAGTTTAATGGCCTAACGATGTCTGCGCCTAAACTAATTTATACCTGTAAAGCAGGGAGTTTTGGTCAAATAAAGTTTACCCATGATGATAATGTGCTTATTTTTTCTGAATCTCCAGGTATGGGCAAGCCTTACTCGCTCTATTCACTGCACCTAGATGCAGGTAAAACACAGTGGCTACCACAACCCGATTTGCATTTAGGTGGCAATAGTCAGTTTGATCTTCACCCAACTGACAACAAGATTCTAATTTCTTCACCGAATGAACAGCAATGGGAAGGCTTTTATCAACTTGATTTAGACACACAGCAATTAACCTTACTGTTTGAGTTAAACGCGTATATTTGTTGTGGTATTTGGTCTCATGATGGCGAGCATGTTGTTATGATGGGTGAACACCCTGCCCGTGAAATTGTGCAATTTGAGCTTGATGGAAGCAACAAGACGGTACTGTTTACGGGCCCACAACAATTAAGTCGACCAGAGCGACATAGTAATGGAGTCGATTATGCGTTTACCGCATTTAAATATGACTTAAATGTTGATGAATATAATATTGCTGACAATAAAGCGTTATCGATTTTAAACGATACCTTTGATGAACGACTTGCTGTGTTATCACCCAACAACCAGCAAATCGCATACATTAGTTTAACCTCAGGCAATGAAGAACTGTGGCTATATAACCGAGAAACCCGTAAAAAGAAAAAAATCACCCAATACGGTGATGGCCGCCATTATGTTGATTTAACTTGGTCACCTGATGCAAATAAAGTAGCAGGGCTTACATTAAACGCGATTCATATTATTGATATACCCACAGGGGTAACACAGATACTGCCATTACCCGAAAAAGAGTTTCGTGGCGTGTCATTTCGTTCTGCCAATAAAGTCGCTTTTAGTATGAAAATTGGCGCAAACTGGCAAGTGGTTGAATTTAACTTAACTGACAATTCAATGGAGCGCCTTGAGCCAAAATGGCAGAGTGTTCAATACGATAAATTTGAGCATAATTGGCTTTGGGTTGATCAAGCTGGAAACTGGTATGTTGGCCAAAATAAAACCCCTTTGACCTTACCTAATCTACCACAGAGCGCTTTTTATGGTAGGCAGTTTGCTGTTAAAAAAAGTGGCAAACGTGTTGCGTTGTTTGATTGGCATCAGAGTAGCCTTAATATTTATAATATCGATACTCTCAAGCGAGTGTTCCAATTAAATAGCCAGCTAGGTCATTTTTCACTGCGTGGCGATCTATTACTTATCAATAAACCATCATCAGAATCCAATGATAGCGACATTTACCAAACATTTAGCGTATCTACAGAATGA
- a CDS encoding tetratricopeptide repeat protein translates to MKFLLILFIAFFYSAKSWAAPAKIENTCQINPKQCLQLVEERLNEGVEPKTSEWYRFKFLQIQALFELEQAQPLSKVLNELNSISPLPTFLQLKVYILSAKNAMFRNNVQDFERYKSKTFTLMKGLNLDTLDPYSLIEYANFHIYLKDYRTGIELLLPLEKKFRDHPNSELKKTIYTNLGNMHALQKSYKNAFPYFQLAYENAQLSLNKHYALMTHYNVARSHQMLEMHKEAEQIFLDVLSAEKTIGHPTIKNLCHYRLAIFYNEQNNQSKLKTHLKQVDPTKLSTKLLKQYQQLLSVK, encoded by the coding sequence ATGAAATTTCTCCTCATACTATTCATCGCTTTTTTCTATTCTGCCAAAAGCTGGGCGGCTCCCGCAAAGATAGAAAACACCTGTCAAATTAACCCTAAACAGTGCTTACAGTTAGTAGAAGAGCGATTAAATGAGGGTGTCGAGCCAAAAACATCCGAATGGTACCGCTTCAAGTTTTTACAAATTCAAGCTTTATTTGAACTTGAGCAAGCGCAACCACTCTCCAAAGTACTCAATGAGCTAAATTCAATTTCACCCCTACCGACTTTTTTACAGCTCAAGGTTTACATTCTAAGCGCCAAAAATGCGATGTTTAGAAATAACGTGCAAGACTTTGAACGATATAAATCAAAAACATTTACCTTAATGAAAGGGTTAAATTTGGATACACTCGATCCATATTCACTGATCGAGTACGCAAATTTTCATATTTACTTAAAAGATTACCGAACAGGCATCGAACTGCTATTACCTTTAGAAAAGAAATTTAGAGATCACCCTAATAGTGAACTTAAAAAAACGATTTACACCAATCTTGGTAATATGCATGCCCTACAGAAATCGTATAAAAACGCTTTTCCATACTTTCAGCTCGCATATGAAAATGCTCAGTTATCTTTAAATAAGCACTATGCGTTAATGACTCATTACAACGTAGCTCGCAGCCATCAAATGCTTGAAATGCACAAGGAGGCTGAGCAAATTTTCTTAGATGTATTATCCGCAGAAAAAACGATTGGCCACCCTACTATCAAAAATTTATGCCACTACCGCTTGGCTATTTTTTACAACGAGCAAAACAATCAATCAAAGCTAAAGACACACCTTAAGCAGGTTGACCCAACCAAACTTTCCACAAAGTTATTGAAGCAATATCAGCAATTACTATCTGTTAAATAA
- a CDS encoding TolB family protein, protein MKNNFKLNFALTFVLLCSLPTFSEEPPSYSLLYSYTESTKRSLYISDENGENSLKIGSFTLSDGYPAISPNGKHIAFYGKYDKYKTWSIHTVDLDGNNFKRLTQVKNVWDSSPVWSPDGKLIVFAREYKDQNGIWQEEIWRMNPDGSNKKQIKGLKGRSPEFMKDGRLLFQTKASPSQISIANLDGSNQIVLTNDTTNNMSPKISPDGSKIAFISSRDGNQEVYIMNLDGRNQKRMTRNSIDEWGPSWSTDGTKVLFSSENVYDSLDIFSVNIDDRSIQEVLRKGSQLTTMYHVDKKHLKRLMNKNKQSKK, encoded by the coding sequence ATGAAAAACAATTTTAAATTAAATTTTGCACTCACTTTCGTATTGCTGTGTAGCCTACCTACATTTAGTGAAGAACCTCCCTCTTACTCTCTTTTATATTCATATACAGAGTCTACTAAACGCTCTTTGTATATCAGTGACGAAAATGGAGAGAATAGCTTAAAAATAGGCAGTTTTACTTTAAGCGATGGTTACCCTGCAATTTCACCAAATGGCAAACATATCGCTTTTTACGGTAAGTATGATAAGTACAAAACCTGGTCTATCCACACTGTTGATTTAGATGGCAACAACTTTAAGCGTCTTACTCAAGTCAAAAATGTTTGGGATAGTTCACCAGTTTGGTCTCCTGATGGAAAACTCATTGTCTTCGCTCGAGAATATAAAGACCAAAATGGAATTTGGCAGGAAGAAATTTGGCGCATGAACCCAGATGGTTCGAATAAAAAGCAAATCAAAGGTCTTAAAGGCCGCTCGCCTGAGTTTATGAAGGATGGCCGCCTTCTTTTTCAAACAAAAGCAAGCCCGAGCCAAATTAGTATTGCCAATCTAGATGGCAGCAATCAAATTGTGTTAACCAACGATACTACCAATAATATGTCGCCCAAGATATCTCCTGACGGTTCAAAAATTGCTTTTATATCGAGTCGAGATGGTAATCAAGAAGTTTACATAATGAATCTTGATGGTCGTAATCAAAAACGAATGACACGCAACTCTATTGATGAGTGGGGCCCTAGCTGGTCAACTGATGGCACAAAGGTACTTTTTTCATCTGAAAACGTTTACGATTCTTTAGATATATTTAGTGTGAATATAGATGATCGTTCAATTCAAGAAGTACTAAGAAAAGGATCTCAGTTAACAACTATGTACCACGTGGACAAAAAACACTTAAAAAGGCTTATGAATAAAAATAAGCAATCTAAAAAATGA
- a CDS encoding type III secretion system chaperone, translating into MVIKQAEGIMDSCFNFIALIEEYQKHKGIAHLNWEAGNSFSLSNEEFEINIGFDEQSQTILLVSYVGVINNSNKEDTYLRLLLENYANRSGSNAFWGFYSADEATLTIKKPAHHTDQHMFSQWIEQLCLDTQSARQLLSEIGESSVKTNHTDSSKTIALNQFITP; encoded by the coding sequence ATGGTTATTAAACAAGCAGAGGGAATTATGGATAGTTGCTTTAATTTTATAGCGCTCATTGAGGAATACCAAAAACATAAAGGCATAGCGCATTTGAATTGGGAGGCTGGGAACAGCTTCTCCCTCAGTAATGAAGAGTTTGAAATTAATATTGGGTTTGACGAGCAATCTCAAACTATTCTGCTCGTTAGCTACGTAGGTGTAATTAATAATAGTAATAAAGAAGACACGTACTTAAGGCTGCTATTGGAAAACTATGCAAATCGTTCTGGTAGTAATGCTTTTTGGGGATTCTACTCCGCTGACGAAGCCACACTAACAATCAAAAAACCAGCTCATCACACAGACCAACACATGTTCTCTCAGTGGATCGAGCAATTATGTTTAGACACACAAAGCGCACGTCAGCTATTAAGTGAAATAGGCGAGTCAAGTGTGAAAACGAATCATACAGACTCGAGCAAAACTATCGCACTAAACCAGTTTATTACACCTTAA